From a single Vicinamibacteria bacterium genomic region:
- a CDS encoding proline--tRNA ligase, producing MRWSQIFIPTLRDDPADAEAVSHKLMLRAGLVRQLGAGIYSKLPLGFRAAKRVERIVREEMERIGAQEFHLPVLHPGELWKESGRWDQIGPEMFRLKDRRQGDYCLGMTHEEVFTAIARDEIRSYRQLPQIWFQIQTKLRDEARPKSGVLRGREFTMKDSYSFDADFAGLDRAFDLHARAYRRIFERCGLDAIAVQASSGAMGGKESVEFMSISDAGEDWTVICRGCEYAANLEKAVSVASKVIDPDEVQAVEKFATPGIRTIQELSRFTEEAPAERQIKTLLYIVEDEPTLFLLRGDHELNEVKIAEATGTTRFRPATAEECQETLGAHPGSLGAIGVSGLTVYADDALEGRRGMVTGANQDDFHVKNVDVARDLERVRFTSLRNVVVGDPCRDCGEELQIRRTIELGHIFKLGLRYSESMGLKVLNERGTEVPVVMGSYGIGIERLVAAVIEAHHDDDGIVWPWAVAPFHIVVTPISPKEKDPMAKAEAIYEQLAREGYDVVLDDRDERPGVKFKDADLVGFPLRIVPGPRALEKGQVELVERASREKREIPLDDVAEAVREAAERLAATRPR from the coding sequence ATGAGATGGTCTCAAATCTTCATTCCCACGCTTCGTGACGACCCGGCTGACGCCGAGGCGGTGAGCCACAAGCTGATGCTGCGGGCCGGTCTGGTCCGTCAGCTCGGGGCAGGTATCTATTCCAAGCTTCCGCTGGGCTTTCGCGCGGCGAAGCGGGTAGAGCGGATCGTTCGCGAGGAGATGGAGCGCATCGGCGCGCAGGAGTTCCACCTGCCGGTCCTGCATCCGGGCGAGCTCTGGAAGGAGAGCGGACGGTGGGATCAGATCGGCCCGGAAATGTTCCGCCTGAAGGATCGGCGACAGGGAGACTACTGCCTCGGAATGACGCACGAGGAGGTCTTCACCGCGATCGCCCGTGACGAGATCCGGAGCTACCGGCAGCTTCCGCAGATCTGGTTCCAGATCCAGACGAAGCTTCGCGACGAGGCCCGCCCGAAGTCGGGTGTCCTGCGCGGTCGAGAGTTCACCATGAAAGATTCGTACTCTTTCGACGCCGACTTCGCTGGCCTCGACCGTGCCTTCGATCTCCACGCCCGCGCCTACCGCCGGATCTTCGAACGATGCGGCCTCGACGCGATCGCGGTTCAGGCCTCCTCGGGAGCGATGGGCGGCAAGGAGTCCGTGGAGTTCATGAGCATCTCCGATGCGGGGGAGGACTGGACAGTCATCTGTCGCGGCTGCGAATACGCAGCGAATCTCGAGAAGGCCGTGTCGGTCGCTTCGAAGGTCATCGATCCGGACGAGGTGCAAGCGGTCGAGAAGTTCGCTACGCCCGGTATCCGTACGATCCAGGAGCTCTCCCGTTTCACCGAAGAGGCTCCGGCGGAACGTCAGATCAAGACGCTCCTTTACATCGTCGAGGACGAACCCACGCTGTTCCTCCTGCGGGGAGATCACGAGCTCAACGAAGTCAAGATCGCGGAAGCGACCGGAACCACCCGGTTTCGCCCGGCAACGGCCGAAGAATGTCAGGAGACGCTCGGGGCCCATCCGGGAAGCCTGGGCGCCATCGGCGTTTCCGGGCTCACCGTCTATGCGGACGACGCCCTAGAAGGGCGCCGCGGCATGGTGACCGGTGCGAACCAGGACGACTTCCACGTCAAGAACGTCGATGTCGCGCGCGATCTCGAGCGGGTTCGCTTCACGAGCCTCCGGAACGTGGTCGTCGGCGACCCGTGTCGAGACTGCGGCGAGGAGCTACAGATCAGAAGAACCATCGAGCTCGGTCACATTTTCAAGCTCGGTCTTCGCTACTCGGAGTCCATGGGGTTGAAGGTGCTGAACGAACGGGGGACGGAAGTTCCCGTGGTCATGGGATCTTACGGCATCGGCATCGAGCGTCTCGTAGCCGCAGTGATCGAGGCGCATCACGACGACGATGGGATCGTCTGGCCGTGGGCGGTTGCGCCGTTTCACATCGTGGTCACACCCATCTCTCCGAAGGAAAAAGACCCGATGGCCAAGGCCGAAGCCATCTACGAGCAGCTCGCCCGCGAGGGCTACGACGTGGTCCTCGACGATCGTGACGAGAGACCGGGGGTGAAGTTCAAGGACGCCGATCTCGTTGGATTCCCGTTGCGGATCGTTCCCGGGCCCCGGGCCCTCGAAAAAGGACAGGTCGAGCTCGTCGAGCGGGCTTCGAGGGAGAAACGGGAAATACCGCTCGATGACGTGGCTGAAGCCGTGCGCGAAGCCGCGGAGCGGCTCGCGGCGACGAGGCCGCGTTAG
- the rsgA gene encoding ribosome small subunit-dependent GTPase A, translating to MSLEDYGYGPFFSEALEQLPPGLEPARVVSTGGFRLKTVSGEASARASGRLLHDGTSVAVGDWVAWDRESGLIRHVLPRRTKLSRKAAGRKTEEQVVAANLDVVLLVMGLDGDFNPRRVERYLAAIWESGVSPVVVLNKADLPTARSRHDLEGVTLGAPVLTLSALTGDGLDSIHMHLEPRKTAVLVGSSGAGKSTIINRLVGQNVQETGPVRARDERGRHTTSRRELFALPSGALLIDNPGIRELQLWSREPSLDAAFEDIATLSRECRFRDCGHGHEPGCAVAAAIAEGRLAEARLESFRALTRELHYLQIRQDESARRLEKQKWRAIHREMRRSGRHRRT from the coding sequence GTGTCTCTAGAAGACTACGGTTATGGTCCTTTCTTTTCCGAAGCTCTCGAACAGCTTCCACCCGGGCTCGAGCCCGCGCGCGTCGTTTCGACCGGTGGCTTCCGGCTGAAAACGGTCTCGGGAGAGGCTTCGGCGAGGGCGTCGGGACGGCTCTTACACGACGGCACGTCCGTCGCCGTGGGCGACTGGGTCGCCTGGGATCGCGAGTCCGGTCTCATCCGGCATGTCCTCCCGCGCCGAACCAAGCTCTCGCGCAAGGCAGCGGGGAGGAAGACCGAAGAGCAGGTGGTCGCGGCGAACCTCGATGTGGTGCTCCTGGTCATGGGACTCGACGGCGATTTCAATCCACGACGCGTCGAGCGCTACTTGGCCGCAATCTGGGAATCGGGCGTCTCTCCCGTCGTGGTCCTGAACAAAGCTGACCTGCCGACGGCACGATCTCGACACGATCTCGAAGGCGTGACTCTCGGAGCTCCTGTCCTGACATTGAGCGCCCTGACGGGAGATGGGTTGGATAGCATTCACATGCACCTCGAGCCGCGGAAGACCGCGGTTCTGGTCGGCTCGTCGGGTGCGGGGAAGTCCACGATCATCAACCGGCTCGTCGGGCAGAATGTCCAAGAGACGGGCCCGGTGCGCGCGCGCGATGAGCGCGGTCGCCATACCACGAGCCGACGCGAGCTGTTCGCTCTTCCTAGCGGAGCGCTTCTCATCGACAACCCGGGAATCCGTGAGCTCCAGCTATGGAGCAGAGAGCCCAGCCTCGATGCGGCCTTCGAGGATATCGCCACGCTCTCACGGGAATGCCGATTTCGTGATTGCGGCCATGGGCACGAGCCCGGTTGCGCCGTCGCGGCGGCCATTGCCGAAGGCCGTCTGGCGGAAGCGAGGCTCGAGAGTTTTCGCGCACTCACGCGGGAGCTGCACTACCTCCAGATTCGCCAGGACGAGTCGGCCCGACGTCTGGAGAAACAGAAATGGCGTGCCATTCATCGAGAGATGCGTCGCTCCGGTCGCCACCGACGGACTTGA
- a CDS encoding M24 family metallopeptidase, whose protein sequence is MRTALTVALLWAGLVATATAQNVNGLPSLREQAAIRQAWLQERLEDVLPRLMRENRVGMWIVQMSEYNEDPVFRALVSPTRFAARRRSIFVFYDRGPEGGVERLALGGGDQGGVYQSVRDPEDDSRELYLDAQWRVLRQIVEERQPETIAINVSHTHAFSDGLASGERELLEQALGPKWTARFVPAELLPLHYLAIRVPSMRPYYKKMMEIVHDLIATAFSSEVIVPGKTTNSDVLWWLRQQVHDRAMDSWFQPSVSVQRRGAALEGEIVIERGDVLHTDFGIFATGLATDTQHMGYVLREGEDDAPEGLKKALLNANRLQDIVMTQIKPGLTGNQVLASALAQMHSEGIQGRIYNHPIGDHGHGAGPLVGLYDRQEGVPGRGEVRLIPNTWHSIELYAVTPVPEWDNQEVRIALEEDAAMTEDGKMEWILRRQESFHLVR, encoded by the coding sequence ATGAGGACAGCGCTCACCGTGGCCCTGCTCTGGGCCGGTCTGGTAGCGACCGCTACCGCTCAGAACGTCAACGGTCTCCCATCGTTGCGGGAGCAGGCCGCAATCCGACAAGCGTGGCTCCAGGAGCGGCTCGAGGACGTGTTGCCACGCCTCATGCGGGAGAACCGCGTCGGCATGTGGATCGTGCAGATGAGCGAGTACAACGAAGACCCGGTGTTCCGCGCTCTCGTGTCGCCTACACGATTTGCCGCCAGACGGCGCTCGATCTTCGTTTTTTACGACCGCGGCCCCGAAGGAGGCGTCGAGCGCCTCGCACTCGGAGGCGGAGACCAGGGCGGGGTGTACCAGTCGGTTCGAGATCCGGAAGACGACTCGCGGGAGCTCTACCTCGACGCCCAGTGGCGGGTGCTTCGCCAGATCGTCGAGGAACGACAGCCGGAGACTATAGCGATCAACGTCTCCCACACCCACGCCTTCTCGGACGGGCTCGCGTCCGGCGAGAGAGAGCTTCTCGAGCAAGCTCTCGGTCCGAAATGGACCGCCCGGTTCGTGCCGGCCGAGCTCTTGCCGCTCCACTACCTCGCCATCCGGGTGCCGTCCATGCGCCCTTATTACAAGAAGATGATGGAGATCGTGCACGACCTCATCGCCACCGCGTTCTCGAGCGAGGTCATCGTCCCCGGCAAAACGACGAACAGCGACGTTTTGTGGTGGCTGCGCCAGCAAGTGCACGATCGAGCCATGGATTCCTGGTTCCAGCCATCGGTGAGCGTGCAGCGAAGAGGCGCGGCTCTCGAGGGCGAAATCGTCATCGAACGGGGGGACGTCCTTCACACCGACTTCGGCATCTTTGCCACGGGGCTAGCCACTGACACGCAGCACATGGGCTACGTTCTTCGCGAGGGGGAGGACGACGCGCCCGAGGGGCTGAAGAAAGCTCTTCTCAACGCCAACCGCCTTCAAGACATCGTCATGACTCAGATCAAGCCCGGCCTGACCGGCAACCAGGTCCTCGCCAGTGCGCTGGCGCAGATGCATTCCGAGGGCATTCAGGGTCGCATCTACAACCACCCGATCGGAGACCATGGTCACGGCGCGGGCCCGCTCGTGGGCCTCTACGATCGACAGGAAGGGGTTCCCGGTCGAGGCGAGGTTCGCCTCATTCCGAACACCTGGCATTCGATCGAGCTCTATGCCGTTACCCCGGTGCCCGAGTGGGACAATCAAGAAGTGCGCATCGCGCTCGAGGAAGACGCGGCGATGACCGAGGACGGCAAGATGGAATGGATCCTGAGGCGACAGGAGTCCTTTCACCTCGTTCGGTGA